The following coding sequences are from one Stigmatopora nigra isolate UIUO_SnigA chromosome 10, RoL_Snig_1.1, whole genome shotgun sequence window:
- the LOC144203650 gene encoding fidgetin-like protein 2 has translation MLSPVTPYSLLKMHWSPEHTAPLSQWPEQHLDVTSTTSPPSVHKHEPYASAARRNFPHAAYPWASDDISALTASSLLKRYAEKYSGLELPYERPASGAYADPGAFLKTESEPWALGQGIECYPGIEALTGTKVGSGSVGIPTTGSVTVVSSNLASDPGYSAAGPCGAPSSQDYPPAYNSTYLSSGYCPQPGTALPPGPLHSLQAAPTLVPSYTASTPVYNYPPGCYPQNSLASTYSHPSASYLPPGISAPTPLAPRPTVAGGSYSYPSHSLGGGAEAAPPLKRKAFEMGEDRQEGAEVEGSRYRKYGNGLSKGNGHGNGYDGSDPQPYKPGKPLLSPPYRATGDYSPPSGLVVENASGEHGFPHQRMPMKIPASHTRSEDPAGGH, from the exons ATGCTCAGTCCTGTCACCCCTTACA GTCTGTTGAAGATGCACTGGTCTCCGGAGCACACCGCCCCTCTATCTCAGTGGCCTGAGCAGCACCTGGACGTGACCTCCACCACTTCACCCCCATCTGTCCACAAACACGAGCCCTACGCCTCAGCCGCCCGCCGCAATTTCCCTCACGCCGCCTATCCTTGGGCCAGCGACGACATATCGGCCCTGACCGCTTCTTCTCTTCTCAAGCGCTATGCAGAGAAGTACTCTGGACTGGAGCTGCCCTACGAACGTCCCGCATCGGGGGCCTATGCAGACCCCGGAGCTTTTCTCAAAACAGAATCCGAACCCTGGGCCCTTGGCCAGGGCATCGAGTGCTACCCCGGGATCGAAGCTCTAACTGGCACCAAGGTGGGCTCCGGATCGGTGGGCATTCCGACCACAGGAAGTGTGACTGTTGTGAGCAGTAACTTGGCCTCAGACCCTGGCTACAGCGCCGCTGGCCCCTGCGGTGCACCGTCATCCCAGGACTATCCTCCTGCCTACAACAGCACCTACTTGTCCTCAGGATACTGCCCTCAACCTGGCACAGCACTTCCCCCCGGCCCCCTTCACTCTTTACAGGCCGCGCCCACTCTGGTCCCCAGCTATACCGCCAGCACTCCAGTCTACAACTACCCGCCAGGCTGTTACCCCCAAAACAGCCTGGCTTCCACTTACAGCCACCCCAGTGCCTCCTACTTACCCCCTGGAATTAGCGCCCCTACACCCTTAGCTCCCAGACCCACCGTGGCAGGCGGAAGCTACAGCTACCCTTCGCACAGCCTGGGAGGGGGTGCCGAAGCAGCACCGCCGCTGAAACGCAAGGCCTTCGAGATGGGAGAAGATAGACAAGAAGGAGCCGAAGTGGAGGGCTCGCGTTACAGAAAATACGGCAATGGTCTCAGCAAAGGCAACGGGCACGGCAATGGCTACGACGGTTCAGATCCGCAGCCCTACAAACCAGGAAAGCCCCTCCTGTCACCACCGTATCGTGCAACAGGGGATTACAGCCCCCCATCCGGCCTGGTAGTGGAGAATGCTTCGGGGGAACACGGCTTTCCTCATCAGAGGATGCCTATGAAGATCCCCGCTTCGCACACACGATCTGAGGACCCCGCCGGGGGCCATTAA